The following coding sequences lie in one Mycoplasma tauri genomic window:
- a CDS encoding MAG2810 family protein: MEKYNLILSKEKFYDQQFLAVKNTVKEKINNFYADKKNLSKLYLSHSGFWAGLSIFCIGLLLLSITFLLFCLILFWAPNHLSEDAWLRKYNNYFPLLISLITLSLAMIIPGSITYWFAIKAKKYVKANVISSINNRILVDYFFKYFELTPQYLDGDSSNINYESINFYKNTNNIKDLKNYNLITQKYEMYEARTRQQYIKMQNLLFRKTKWCQLDNLSKKVYKKALKNKKLFYKDRIEITEDELYFGIAAKLINLDKNVNLTLFDDKDNYTPDGYKLLNESKQIMNLNLRSSNSNALDKWVNDSNNLQYLIDLKNTINKTTINVPDKKSKIKNHYQKIDNLGMLIRNQEAFIWFKTPFELLDMHFEIYTFKKDKLVDLYVNKILDDAYVVYLVMQLLTPFGFDINIKINDIEVQEANRKKEQTKSVDLFKSEPKEEDD, encoded by the coding sequence ATGGAAAAATACAATTTGATTTTATCAAAAGAAAAATTTTATGATCAACAATTTTTAGCAGTAAAAAACACTGTAAAAGAAAAAATAAATAATTTTTATGCTGATAAAAAGAACTTGTCGAAGTTATATTTATCTCATTCTGGTTTTTGAGCCGGTTTATCTATTTTTTGTATTGGATTATTGTTATTATCAATAACTTTTTTACTGTTTTGTTTGATTTTATTTTGAGCGCCTAATCATCTATCAGAAGATGCTTGATTAAGAAAATATAATAATTATTTTCCTTTACTAATATCACTTATAACGCTATCATTAGCAATGATTATTCCTGGTTCAATTACTTACTGATTTGCAATAAAAGCTAAAAAATATGTAAAAGCTAATGTAATTAGTTCAATAAATAATAGAATTTTGGTGGATTATTTCTTTAAATATTTTGAATTAACTCCACAATATCTAGATGGAGATTCCTCTAATATAAATTATGAGTCTATTAATTTTTACAAAAATACAAATAATATAAAAGATTTAAAAAACTATAATTTAATCACTCAAAAGTATGAAATGTATGAAGCAAGAACTAGACAGCAATACATAAAAATGCAAAATTTATTATTTAGAAAAACCAAATGATGTCAATTAGATAATTTATCTAAAAAAGTGTATAAAAAAGCTTTAAAAAACAAAAAATTATTTTATAAAGACAGGATAGAAATCACAGAAGATGAGCTTTATTTTGGTATAGCTGCTAAGTTAATTAATTTAGACAAAAATGTTAATTTAACTCTTTTTGATGATAAGGATAACTATACTCCAGATGGTTATAAATTATTAAATGAATCTAAACAAATTATGAATTTAAACTTACGTTCATCAAATTCAAATGCTCTTGATAAATGAGTAAATGATTCAAATAACTTGCAATATTTAATTGATTTAAAAAACACAATTAATAAAACTACCATTAATGTCCCAGATAAAAAAAGTAAAATTAAAAATCATTATCAAAAAATTGATAATCTTGGTATGCTAATAAGAAATCAAGAAGCATTTATATGATTTAAAACTCCATTTGAATTATTAGATATGCATTTTGAAATATACACCTTTAAAAAAGATAAATTAGTAGATTTGTATGTTAATAAAATTCTTGATGATGCATATGTTGTTTATTTAGTTATGCAATTGTTAACTCCATTTGGTTTTGACATCAATATTAAAATAAATGATATTGAAGTTCAAGAAGCTAATAGAAAAAAAGA
- the ligA gene encoding NAD-dependent DNA ligase LigA encodes MNKLEAKKAIDSLTRKINAWNIEYYQENNPSVSDLEYDKALNELERLELLYPEFINENSPTKILGSFASSKFTKFTHQKPMLSLAKAYSYDEVLKYINNIEKIVPIEKINFTIEPKIDGLSIALHYKKGKLVKAVTRGNGIEGEDVTDNIIQIKSIPKTINYHNDLEVRGEVFITKEDFKKINTNNSFANARNAASGTLRQLDSSIVAQRNLSAFLYELINPELHGISTQFEAIQFIKKLGIPVNDFGKVVDIEELEDEIENFSEIKNTLPYDADGLVIKLNNILLWTKLGRTAKFPKHSIAFKYDVEVAQSKIEKIVATVGRTGKITYVANIEPVVLNQTTVKAATLHNHNFIKTMNINVGDNVNIIKAGEIIPKVTSLSGNKENIDFYQKNNTCPSCHSILVEYENNVDQFCINDDCDDKKINNIYHFCSRNCMDIVGLGLSTIKDFYPKIINKIQDIFTLSDKKNEILKIPRYGRLKFKNIIESIEKSKNVDFYKALFALGIKQIGQRAAKLIANEYQNFSEIINDKNLWKIEHIKTIGPKMLDSIKDFFANDKNTELALYLDTVLNYNTNKKNISTIFANKVFVISGKLSNPRDYYVSIIESNSGKVSSSVSSKTTYLLIGEDPGSKLDKAKELNVEIINEEKFNSFLK; translated from the coding sequence ATGAATAAATTAGAAGCAAAAAAAGCAATCGATAGTTTAACTAGAAAAATTAATGCATGAAATATTGAATACTATCAGGAAAATAACCCATCTGTTAGCGATCTTGAATATGATAAGGCTTTAAATGAACTTGAACGATTAGAATTGTTATATCCAGAATTTATAAATGAAAACAGTCCAACAAAAATTTTGGGATCTTTTGCTTCATCTAAATTTACAAAATTCACTCACCAGAAACCTATGCTTTCATTAGCTAAAGCGTATTCATATGATGAAGTTTTAAAATATATAAATAACATTGAAAAAATTGTACCTATTGAAAAAATAAACTTTACAATTGAACCTAAGATTGATGGTTTAAGTATAGCATTGCACTATAAAAAAGGCAAATTAGTAAAAGCAGTAACTAGAGGAAATGGCATAGAAGGAGAGGATGTTACAGATAATATTATTCAAATTAAGTCCATTCCAAAAACAATTAATTATCACAATGATCTTGAAGTTAGGGGAGAAGTATTTATAACTAAAGAGGACTTTAAAAAAATAAATACTAATAATTCATTTGCAAACGCTAGAAATGCAGCAAGCGGTACGCTAAGACAATTAGATTCATCAATTGTTGCTCAAAGAAATTTAAGTGCTTTTTTGTATGAACTAATTAACCCAGAACTACATGGAATATCTACTCAATTTGAAGCTATTCAATTTATAAAAAAACTAGGAATTCCTGTAAATGATTTTGGGAAAGTTGTTGATATTGAAGAACTAGAAGATGAAATAGAAAATTTTTCTGAAATAAAAAACACACTGCCATATGATGCGGATGGATTAGTTATCAAGTTAAATAACATATTATTATGGACAAAACTGGGAAGAACCGCTAAATTTCCTAAGCATTCAATTGCTTTTAAATATGATGTTGAAGTTGCACAAAGTAAAATTGAAAAAATAGTTGCAACAGTAGGTAGAACTGGAAAAATTACATATGTTGCTAATATTGAGCCTGTTGTTTTAAATCAAACTACTGTTAAAGCTGCAACATTGCATAATCATAATTTTATAAAAACAATGAACATAAATGTTGGAGATAATGTCAACATAATAAAAGCAGGAGAAATTATTCCCAAAGTTACTAGTTTAAGTGGAAACAAAGAAAATATTGATTTTTATCAAAAAAATAATACATGTCCTTCATGTCATTCAATTTTAGTTGAATATGAAAACAATGTTGATCAATTTTGTATAAATGATGATTGTGATGACAAAAAAATTAACAATATATATCACTTTTGTTCAAGAAACTGCATGGATATAGTTGGATTAGGATTGTCTACAATAAAGGATTTTTATCCAAAAATAATTAATAAAATTCAAGATATTTTTACTTTATCTGATAAAAAAAATGAAATACTAAAAATACCAAGATATGGAAGACTAAAATTTAAAAATATAATTGAAAGCATCGAAAAATCAAAAAATGTAGATTTTTATAAAGCACTTTTTGCACTAGGAATAAAACAAATTGGACAAAGAGCAGCAAAATTAATAGCAAATGAATATCAAAATTTTAGTGAAATAATAAATGATAAAAATTTATGAAAAATTGAACATATAAAAACTATTGGACCGAAAATGTTGGATAGTATAAAAGATTTTTTTGCCAATGATAAAAATACAGAGCTTGCTTTATACTTAGACACTGTTTTGAATTACAATACAAACAAAAAAAATATTTCAACAATTTTCGCTAATAAAGTTTTTGTTATCAGTGGCAAACTTTCTAATCCTAGGGACTATTATGTTTCAATTATTGAATCAAATTCTGGAAAAGTTTCGTCAAGTGTTTCGTCAAAAACAACATATTTACTAATTGGGGAAGATCCAGGAAGTAAACTAGACAAAGCAAAAGAACTAAATGTTGAAATAATAAATGAGGAAAAATTCAATAGTTTTTTAAAATAA
- a CDS encoding putative immunoglobulin-blocking virulence protein — translation MSFLKKRKSKILIGTVAAGSVLSISTGLLVYATSSSNDSGIGIVSNGAVNSYLSQDKNGIDSKAKPSSTDYKKSKIIITDDIEKIQLPSEEPPKPKPDPVPEPPKPEPIPEPPKPKPEPPKPKPEPIPEPPKPKPEPPKPKPKPKPEPPKPKPQPQPKPEPKPQPPKPKPEPEVVKKPLVINGVTVQANVKPRKERVVSQRDKERKIANPKPYTNIVVDKLLGIEVTDELRKKTIEKALNPGDNDRIGLFNDFRLTSITNNAKTLEEAEKLINLSDNDRYNWQNVLQRFQRLLNSPRVVEFLKEEAKKEYPTKKFNTETQRYVWLIQNLDQSKFTKMSSQAEKYLKEGLTIDPRNTYVNENGELDSWSYAPPDEFNTVVSTMKKDNQNKTFWHNDHWPRPSGSILTGEYPGWEKTDVTSTPEYSKYNVSHSDGIKISTMRKTNPESGKRNHGIVVEIDAANPSGYAKTLELIKKLKEDKKEVTSYRIFNMGETSSSQKFKEILSELPNELPQLELFFSANATNTSSLIALENKNIKELSLYTQGNSLLTQWSFNPLALRNTEWINTNDYNVSSHYPKNSNIATRITFDTIAFDQEDYKGDQNFDRINDGLRLVYFTRNNEKFFQGAFGPGLEPDHNESNNSYPMGLDFSRVPNIKSLRGLIFHDIEGKNQKPRKIRRLTLYNNAETFEISDNELDKASFHHMVTGEPWPPKTEINFSNGNITKKIRITSKDRLSGDALRNLTYFFKYNDAIKASNTIQVPEDANELRDQLKSNGYNVETSNDVYIP, via the coding sequence ATGAGTTTTTTAAAGAAAAGAAAAAGCAAAATACTTATTGGTACAGTAGCAGCCGGTTCAGTTTTATCTATATCAACTGGACTATTAGTTTACGCAACTTCATCTAGTAATGATTCTGGAATAGGAATTGTAAGTAATGGTGCAGTTAACAGTTATCTTTCTCAAGATAAAAATGGAATTGATTCAAAAGCTAAACCATCGTCAACAGATTACAAAAAATCTAAAATCATTATTACAGATGATATTGAGAAAATTCAACTGCCTTCAGAAGAACCGCCTAAGCCTAAACCCGACCCAGTCCCAGAACCTCCAAAACCAGAACCTATACCAGAACCACCTAAACCAAAACCAGAACCTCCAAAACCAAAGCCTGAACCTATACCAGAACCACCTAAGCCTAAACCAGAACCGCCAAAACCAAAACCTAAGCCAAAGCCTGAACCGCCAAAACCAAAACCTCAACCTCAACCTAAACCTGAGCCAAAGCCACAACCTCCAAAACCAAAACCAGAACCTGAAGTTGTTAAAAAGCCTCTTGTTATTAATGGAGTTACAGTTCAAGCTAATGTTAAACCAAGAAAAGAAAGAGTTGTTTCTCAAAGAGATAAAGAGAGAAAAATTGCCAATCCTAAACCTTATACAAATATAGTTGTTGATAAGCTTCTTGGTATTGAGGTAACTGATGAACTTAGGAAAAAGACTATAGAAAAAGCATTGAATCCGGGAGATAATGACAGAATTGGATTATTTAATGATTTTAGACTAACATCAATAACAAATAATGCAAAAACACTTGAAGAAGCCGAAAAGCTAATAAACCTTAGCGATAATGATAGATACAATTGACAAAATGTTTTACAAAGATTTCAAAGATTGTTAAATTCACCTAGAGTTGTTGAGTTTTTAAAAGAAGAAGCTAAAAAAGAATATCCAACAAAGAAATTCAATACAGAAACACAAAGATATGTTTGATTAATTCAAAACTTAGATCAATCAAAATTTACAAAAATGTCATCACAAGCTGAAAAATACCTTAAAGAAGGATTGACAATTGATCCTAGAAATACATATGTAAACGAAAATGGTGAGCTTGATTCATGATCATATGCACCACCTGACGAATTTAATACTGTCGTAAGCACAATGAAAAAAGACAATCAAAATAAAACATTTTGACATAATGACCATTGACCAAGACCATCTGGAAGTATTCTTACTGGTGAATATCCAGGATGAGAAAAAACAGATGTTACAAGTACTCCTGAATATTCTAAATACAATGTTAGTCACAGCGATGGCATAAAAATAAGCACAATGCGTAAAACCAATCCTGAAAGTGGAAAGAGAAATCATGGTATTGTTGTTGAAATTGATGCAGCAAATCCTTCTGGTTATGCAAAAACTTTAGAACTTATTAAAAAACTTAAAGAAGATAAAAAAGAAGTTACTTCTTATAGAATTTTCAACATGGGTGAAACTAGTTCAAGTCAAAAATTTAAGGAAATTTTATCTGAACTACCAAATGAATTACCACAATTAGAATTATTCTTTTCAGCTAATGCTACTAATACATCATCATTAATTGCACTTGAAAATAAAAATATTAAAGAATTATCTCTTTATACTCAAGGTAATTCTCTGCTTACTCAATGATCATTTAACCCATTAGCTCTTAGAAATACAGAATGAATTAATACAAATGATTATAATGTTAGTTCACATTATCCTAAAAATTCAAACATTGCAACTAGAATAACTTTTGACACTATTGCATTTGATCAAGAAGACTATAAAGGTGATCAAAATTTCGATAGAATTAATGATGGTCTTAGATTAGTATATTTCACAAGAAATAATGAAAAATTCTTCCAAGGAGCTTTTGGACCTGGTCTTGAACCAGATCATAATGAAAGCAATAATAGTTATCCAATGGGTCTTGATTTTTCACGTGTTCCTAATATTAAATCTCTTAGAGGGCTCATTTTTCATGATATTGAAGGAAAAAATCAAAAACCAAGAAAAATACGTAGATTAACTCTTTACAATAATGCAGAAACTTTTGAAATTAGCGACAATGAGCTTGATAAAGCTTCATTCCATCACATGGTGACAGGTGAACCCTGACCACCAAAAACAGAAATCAATTTCAGTAATGGCAACATAACTAAAAAAATTAGAATAACATCAAAGGATAGACTTTCAGGTGATGCTCTAAGAAATCTAACATATTTCTTTAAATACAATGATGCAATTAAAGCTTCAAACACTATCCAAGTTCCAGAAGATGCAAATGAACTTAGAGATCAACTTAAATCAAATGGTTATAATGTTGAAACAAGCAATGATGTTTACATACCATAG